The Equus quagga isolate Etosha38 chromosome 2, UCLA_HA_Equagga_1.0, whole genome shotgun sequence genome has a window encoding:
- the LOC124234712 gene encoding transducin-like enhancer protein 3 isoform X2 — MYPQGRHPAPHQPGQPGFKFTVAESCDRIKDEFQFLQAQYHSLKVEYDKLANEKTEMQRHYVMYYEMSYGLNIEMHKQTEIAKRLNTILAQIMPFLSQEHQQQVAQAVERAKQVTMTELNAIIGVRGLPSLPFTQQQLQAQHLSHATHGPPVQLPPHPSGLQPPGIPPVTGSSSGLLALGALGGQAHLTVKDEKNHHELDHRERESSVNNSVSPSESLRASEKHRGSADYSMEAKKRKAEEKDSLSRYDSDGDKSDDLVVDVSNEDPATPRVSPAHSPPENGLDKARGLKKDAPTSPASVASSSSTPSSKTKDLGHNDKSSTPGLKSNTPTPRNDAPTPGTSTTPGLRAMPGKPPGMDPIASALRTPISITSSYAAPFAMMGHHEMNGSLTSPSAYAGLHNIPPQMSAAAAAAAAAYGRSPMVSFGAVGFDPHPPMRATGLPSSLASIPGGKPAYSFHVSADGQMQPVPFPHDALAGPNIPRHARQINTLSHGEVVCAVTISNPTRHVYTGGKGCVKIWDISQPGSKSPISQLDCLNRDNYIRSCKLLPDGRTLIVGGEASTLTIWDLASPTPRIKAELTSSAPACYALAISPDAKVCFSCCSDGNIAVWDLHNQTLVRQFQGHTDGASCIDISHDGTKLWTGGLDNTVRSWDLREGRQLQQHDFTSQIFSLGYCPTGEWLAVGMESSNVEVLHHTKPDKYQLHLHESCVLSLKFAYCGKWFVSTGKDNLLNAWRTPYGASIFQSKESSSVLSCDISADDKYIVTGSGDKKATVYEVIY; from the exons ACAGAGATTGCGAAGAGACTGAACACAATTTTAGCACAGATCATGCCTTTCCTGTCACAAGAG CACCAGCAGCAGGTGGCGCAGGCGGTGGAACGTGCCAAGCAGGTCACCATGACGGAGCTGAACGCCATCATCGGGGTACGTGGACTCCCCAGTCTGCCTTTCACC CAACAGCAGCTCCAGGCGCAGCACCTCTCCCACGCCACGCACGGCCCCCCGGTCCAGTTGCCACCCCACCCGTcaggcctccagcctccagggatTCCCCCGGTGACGGGGAGCAGCTCGGGGCTGCTGGCGCTTGGTGCCCTGGGCGGCCAGGCCCACCTGACGGTGAAGGATGAGAAGAACCACCATGAACTGGACCACAGAG AGAGAGAATCCAGTGTG AATAACTCGGTGTCACCCTCGGAAAGCCTCCGGGCCAGTGAGAAGCACCGCGGCTCTGCAGACTACAGCATGGAGGCCAAGAAGCGGAAAGCGGAGGAGAAGGACAGCCTGAGCCGATAC GACAGTGACGGGGACAAGAGTGACGATCTGGTGGTGGATGTTTCCAATGAG GACCCAGCAACGCCCCGGGTGAGCCCGGCGCACTCCCCTCCTGAAAATGGGCTGGACAAGGCCCGTGGCCTGAAGAAGGAtgcccccaccagccctgcctcGGTGGCTTCCTCCAGCAGCACGCCTTCCTCCAAGACCAAAGACCTTGGTCAT AATGACAAATCCTCCACCCCTGGGCTCAAGTCCAACACACCTACTCCGAGGAACGATGCCCCGACTCCAGGCACCAGCACAACCCCGGGGCTCCGGGCAATGCCAGGCAAGCCCCCAGGCATGGACCCGATAG CCTCGGCCCTGCGCACGCCCATCTCCATCACCAGCTCCTACGCGGCACCCTTCGCCATGATGGGCCACCATGAGATGAACGGCTCCCTGACCAGCCCCAGTGCCTACGCCGGCCTCCACAACATCCCGCCACAGATGAGCGCAGctgccgcggccgccgccgccgcctacGGCCGGTCACCAATGGTGAGCTTTGGAGCT GTTGGTTTTGACCCTCACCCCCCAATGCGGGCCACGGGCCTGCCTTCAAGCCTCGCCTCCATTCCTGGCGGGAAACC AGCATATTCTTTCCACGTGAGCGCTGATGGCCAGATGCAGCCCGTGCCCTTCCCCCACGACGCCCTGGCAGGCCCCAACATCCCAAGGCATGCTCGGCAGATCAACACTCTCAGCCACGGGGAGGTGGTGTGTGCCGTGACAATCAGCAACCCCACACGGCACGTCTACACAGGGGGCAAGGGCTGCGTGAAGATCTGGGACATCAGCCAGCCAGGCAGCAAGAGCCCCATCTCCCAGCTGGACTGCCTG aaCAGGGACAACTACATCCGCTCCTGCAAGCTGCTCCCTGATGGGCGCACGCTCATCGTGGGCGGCGAGGCCAGCACGCTCACCATCTGGGACCTCGCCTCGCCCACGCCCCGCATCAAGGCCGAGCTGACATCCTCAGCTCCTGCCTGCTACGCCCTGGCCATCAGCCCCGACGCCAAAGTCTGCTTCTCCTGCTGCAGTGATGGGAACATTGCAGTGTGGGACCTGCACAACCAGACCCTGGTCAG GCAGTTCCAGGGCCACACAGATGGGGCCAGCTGCATAGACATCTCCCACGACGGCACCAAGCTGTGGACCGGAGGCCTGGACAACACTGTGCGCTCCTGGGACCTGCGGGAGGGCCGGCAACTGCAGCAGCACGACTTCACCTCCCAG ATCTTCTCGCTGGGTTACTGCCCCACCGGGGAGTGGCTGGCCGTGGGCATGGAGAGCAGCAACGTGGAGGTGCTGCACCACACCAAGCCCGACAAGTACCAGCTGCACCTGCACGAGAGCTGCGTGCTCTCCCTCAAGTTTGCCTACTGCG GCAAGTGGTTTGTGAGCACTGGGAAAGATAACCTTCTCAATGCCTGGAGGACACCATACGGAGCCAGCATATTCCAG TCTAAGGAATCCTCGTCTGTCTTGAGTTGTGACATTTCGGCGGATGACAAATATATTGTAACAGGCTCTGGTGACAAGAAGGCCACGGTTTATGAGGTCATCTACTAA
- the LOC124234712 gene encoding transducin-like enhancer protein 3 isoform X4, which produces MYPQGRHPAPHQPGQPGFKFTVAESCDRIKDEFQFLQAQYHSLKVEYDKLANEKTEMQRHYVMYYEMSYGLNIEMHKQTEIAKRLNTILAQIMPFLSQEHQQQVAQAVERAKQVTMTELNAIIGVRGLPSLPFTQQQLQAQHLSHATHGPPVQLPPHPSGLQPPGIPPVTGSSSGLLALGALGGQAHLTVKDEKNHHELDHRERESSVNNSVSPSESLRASEKHRGSADYSMEAKKRKAEEKDSLSRYDSDGDKSDDLVVDVSNEDPATPRVSPAHSPPENGLDKARGLKKDAPTSPASVASSSSTPSSKTKDLGHNDKSSTPGLKSNTPTPRNDAPTPGTSTTPGLRAMPGKPPGMDPIASALRTPISITSSYAAPFAMMGHHEMNGSLTSPSAYAGLHNIPPQMSAAAAAAAAAYGRSPMVGFDPHPPMRATGLPSSLASIPGGKPAYSFHVSADGQMQPVPFPHDALAGPNIPRHARQINTLSHGEVVCAVTISNPTRHVYTGGKGCVKIWDISQPGSKSPISQLDCLNRDNYIRSCKLLPDGRTLIVGGEASTLTIWDLASPTPRIKAELTSSAPACYALAISPDAKVCFSCCSDGNIAVWDLHNQTLVRQFQGHTDGASCIDISHDGTKLWTGGLDNTVRSWDLREGRQLQQHDFTSQIFSLGYCPTGEWLAVGMESSNVEVLHHTKPDKYQLHLHESCVLSLKFAYCGKWFVSTGKDNLLNAWRTPYGASIFQSKESSSVLSCDISADDKYIVTGSGDKKATVYEVIY; this is translated from the exons ACAGAGATTGCGAAGAGACTGAACACAATTTTAGCACAGATCATGCCTTTCCTGTCACAAGAG CACCAGCAGCAGGTGGCGCAGGCGGTGGAACGTGCCAAGCAGGTCACCATGACGGAGCTGAACGCCATCATCGGGGTACGTGGACTCCCCAGTCTGCCTTTCACC CAACAGCAGCTCCAGGCGCAGCACCTCTCCCACGCCACGCACGGCCCCCCGGTCCAGTTGCCACCCCACCCGTcaggcctccagcctccagggatTCCCCCGGTGACGGGGAGCAGCTCGGGGCTGCTGGCGCTTGGTGCCCTGGGCGGCCAGGCCCACCTGACGGTGAAGGATGAGAAGAACCACCATGAACTGGACCACAGAG AGAGAGAATCCAGTGTG AATAACTCGGTGTCACCCTCGGAAAGCCTCCGGGCCAGTGAGAAGCACCGCGGCTCTGCAGACTACAGCATGGAGGCCAAGAAGCGGAAAGCGGAGGAGAAGGACAGCCTGAGCCGATAC GACAGTGACGGGGACAAGAGTGACGATCTGGTGGTGGATGTTTCCAATGAG GACCCAGCAACGCCCCGGGTGAGCCCGGCGCACTCCCCTCCTGAAAATGGGCTGGACAAGGCCCGTGGCCTGAAGAAGGAtgcccccaccagccctgcctcGGTGGCTTCCTCCAGCAGCACGCCTTCCTCCAAGACCAAAGACCTTGGTCAT AATGACAAATCCTCCACCCCTGGGCTCAAGTCCAACACACCTACTCCGAGGAACGATGCCCCGACTCCAGGCACCAGCACAACCCCGGGGCTCCGGGCAATGCCAGGCAAGCCCCCAGGCATGGACCCGATAG CCTCGGCCCTGCGCACGCCCATCTCCATCACCAGCTCCTACGCGGCACCCTTCGCCATGATGGGCCACCATGAGATGAACGGCTCCCTGACCAGCCCCAGTGCCTACGCCGGCCTCCACAACATCCCGCCACAGATGAGCGCAGctgccgcggccgccgccgccgcctacGGCCGGTCACCAATG GTTGGTTTTGACCCTCACCCCCCAATGCGGGCCACGGGCCTGCCTTCAAGCCTCGCCTCCATTCCTGGCGGGAAACC AGCATATTCTTTCCACGTGAGCGCTGATGGCCAGATGCAGCCCGTGCCCTTCCCCCACGACGCCCTGGCAGGCCCCAACATCCCAAGGCATGCTCGGCAGATCAACACTCTCAGCCACGGGGAGGTGGTGTGTGCCGTGACAATCAGCAACCCCACACGGCACGTCTACACAGGGGGCAAGGGCTGCGTGAAGATCTGGGACATCAGCCAGCCAGGCAGCAAGAGCCCCATCTCCCAGCTGGACTGCCTG aaCAGGGACAACTACATCCGCTCCTGCAAGCTGCTCCCTGATGGGCGCACGCTCATCGTGGGCGGCGAGGCCAGCACGCTCACCATCTGGGACCTCGCCTCGCCCACGCCCCGCATCAAGGCCGAGCTGACATCCTCAGCTCCTGCCTGCTACGCCCTGGCCATCAGCCCCGACGCCAAAGTCTGCTTCTCCTGCTGCAGTGATGGGAACATTGCAGTGTGGGACCTGCACAACCAGACCCTGGTCAG GCAGTTCCAGGGCCACACAGATGGGGCCAGCTGCATAGACATCTCCCACGACGGCACCAAGCTGTGGACCGGAGGCCTGGACAACACTGTGCGCTCCTGGGACCTGCGGGAGGGCCGGCAACTGCAGCAGCACGACTTCACCTCCCAG ATCTTCTCGCTGGGTTACTGCCCCACCGGGGAGTGGCTGGCCGTGGGCATGGAGAGCAGCAACGTGGAGGTGCTGCACCACACCAAGCCCGACAAGTACCAGCTGCACCTGCACGAGAGCTGCGTGCTCTCCCTCAAGTTTGCCTACTGCG GCAAGTGGTTTGTGAGCACTGGGAAAGATAACCTTCTCAATGCCTGGAGGACACCATACGGAGCCAGCATATTCCAG TCTAAGGAATCCTCGTCTGTCTTGAGTTGTGACATTTCGGCGGATGACAAATATATTGTAACAGGCTCTGGTGACAAGAAGGCCACGGTTTATGAGGTCATCTACTAA
- the LOC124234712 gene encoding transducin-like enhancer protein 3 isoform X5: MYPQGRHPAPHQPGQPGFKFTVAESCDRIKDEFQFLQAQYHSLKVEYDKLANEKTEMQRHYVMYYEMSYGLNIEMHKQTEIAKRLNTILAQIMPFLSQEHQQQVAQAVERAKQVTMTELNAIIGQQQLQAQHLSHATHGPPVQLPPHPSGLQPPGIPPVTGSSSGLLALGALGGQAHLTVKDEKNHHELDHRERESSVNNSVSPSESLRASEKHRGSADYSMEAKKRKAEEKDSLSRYDSDGDKSDDLVVDVSNEDPATPRVSPAHSPPENGLDKARGLKKDAPTSPASVASSSSTPSSKTKDLGHNDKSSTPGLKSNTPTPRNDAPTPGTSTTPGLRAMPGKPPGMDPIGIMASALRTPISITSSYAAPFAMMGHHEMNGSLTSPSAYAGLHNIPPQMSAAAAAAAAAYGRSPMVSFGAVGFDPHPPMRATGLPSSLASIPGGKPAYSFHVSADGQMQPVPFPHDALAGPNIPRHARQINTLSHGEVVCAVTISNPTRHVYTGGKGCVKIWDISQPGSKSPISQLDCLNRDNYIRSCKLLPDGRTLIVGGEASTLTIWDLASPTPRIKAELTSSAPACYALAISPDAKVCFSCCSDGNIAVWDLHNQTLVRQFQGHTDGASCIDISHDGTKLWTGGLDNTVRSWDLREGRQLQQHDFTSQIFSLGYCPTGEWLAVGMESSNVEVLHHTKPDKYQLHLHESCVLSLKFAYCGKWFVSTGKDNLLNAWRTPYGASIFQSKESSSVLSCDISADDKYIVTGSGDKKATVYEVIY; the protein is encoded by the exons ACAGAGATTGCGAAGAGACTGAACACAATTTTAGCACAGATCATGCCTTTCCTGTCACAAGAG CACCAGCAGCAGGTGGCGCAGGCGGTGGAACGTGCCAAGCAGGTCACCATGACGGAGCTGAACGCCATCATCGGG CAACAGCAGCTCCAGGCGCAGCACCTCTCCCACGCCACGCACGGCCCCCCGGTCCAGTTGCCACCCCACCCGTcaggcctccagcctccagggatTCCCCCGGTGACGGGGAGCAGCTCGGGGCTGCTGGCGCTTGGTGCCCTGGGCGGCCAGGCCCACCTGACGGTGAAGGATGAGAAGAACCACCATGAACTGGACCACAGAG AGAGAGAATCCAGTGTG AATAACTCGGTGTCACCCTCGGAAAGCCTCCGGGCCAGTGAGAAGCACCGCGGCTCTGCAGACTACAGCATGGAGGCCAAGAAGCGGAAAGCGGAGGAGAAGGACAGCCTGAGCCGATAC GACAGTGACGGGGACAAGAGTGACGATCTGGTGGTGGATGTTTCCAATGAG GACCCAGCAACGCCCCGGGTGAGCCCGGCGCACTCCCCTCCTGAAAATGGGCTGGACAAGGCCCGTGGCCTGAAGAAGGAtgcccccaccagccctgcctcGGTGGCTTCCTCCAGCAGCACGCCTTCCTCCAAGACCAAAGACCTTGGTCAT AATGACAAATCCTCCACCCCTGGGCTCAAGTCCAACACACCTACTCCGAGGAACGATGCCCCGACTCCAGGCACCAGCACAACCCCGGGGCTCCGGGCAATGCCAGGCAAGCCCCCAGGCATGGACCCGATAGGTATAATGG CCTCGGCCCTGCGCACGCCCATCTCCATCACCAGCTCCTACGCGGCACCCTTCGCCATGATGGGCCACCATGAGATGAACGGCTCCCTGACCAGCCCCAGTGCCTACGCCGGCCTCCACAACATCCCGCCACAGATGAGCGCAGctgccgcggccgccgccgccgcctacGGCCGGTCACCAATGGTGAGCTTTGGAGCT GTTGGTTTTGACCCTCACCCCCCAATGCGGGCCACGGGCCTGCCTTCAAGCCTCGCCTCCATTCCTGGCGGGAAACC AGCATATTCTTTCCACGTGAGCGCTGATGGCCAGATGCAGCCCGTGCCCTTCCCCCACGACGCCCTGGCAGGCCCCAACATCCCAAGGCATGCTCGGCAGATCAACACTCTCAGCCACGGGGAGGTGGTGTGTGCCGTGACAATCAGCAACCCCACACGGCACGTCTACACAGGGGGCAAGGGCTGCGTGAAGATCTGGGACATCAGCCAGCCAGGCAGCAAGAGCCCCATCTCCCAGCTGGACTGCCTG aaCAGGGACAACTACATCCGCTCCTGCAAGCTGCTCCCTGATGGGCGCACGCTCATCGTGGGCGGCGAGGCCAGCACGCTCACCATCTGGGACCTCGCCTCGCCCACGCCCCGCATCAAGGCCGAGCTGACATCCTCAGCTCCTGCCTGCTACGCCCTGGCCATCAGCCCCGACGCCAAAGTCTGCTTCTCCTGCTGCAGTGATGGGAACATTGCAGTGTGGGACCTGCACAACCAGACCCTGGTCAG GCAGTTCCAGGGCCACACAGATGGGGCCAGCTGCATAGACATCTCCCACGACGGCACCAAGCTGTGGACCGGAGGCCTGGACAACACTGTGCGCTCCTGGGACCTGCGGGAGGGCCGGCAACTGCAGCAGCACGACTTCACCTCCCAG ATCTTCTCGCTGGGTTACTGCCCCACCGGGGAGTGGCTGGCCGTGGGCATGGAGAGCAGCAACGTGGAGGTGCTGCACCACACCAAGCCCGACAAGTACCAGCTGCACCTGCACGAGAGCTGCGTGCTCTCCCTCAAGTTTGCCTACTGCG GCAAGTGGTTTGTGAGCACTGGGAAAGATAACCTTCTCAATGCCTGGAGGACACCATACGGAGCCAGCATATTCCAG TCTAAGGAATCCTCGTCTGTCTTGAGTTGTGACATTTCGGCGGATGACAAATATATTGTAACAGGCTCTGGTGACAAGAAGGCCACGGTTTATGAGGTCATCTACTAA
- the LOC124234712 gene encoding transducin-like enhancer protein 3 isoform X3, translating into MYPQGRHPAPHQPGQPGFKFTVAESCDRIKDEFQFLQAQYHSLKVEYDKLANEKTEMQRHYVMYYEMSYGLNIEMHKQTEIAKRLNTILAQIMPFLSQEHQQQVAQAVERAKQVTMTELNAIIGVRGLPSLPFTQQQLQAQHLSHATHGPPVQLPPHPSGLQPPGIPPVTGSSSGLLALGALGGQAHLTVKDEKNHHELDHRERESSVNNSVSPSESLRASEKHRGSADYSMEAKKRKAEEKDSLSRYDSDGDKSDDLVVDVSNEDPATPRVSPAHSPPENGLDKARGLKKDAPTSPASVASSSSTPSSKTKDLGHNDKSSTPGLKSNTPTPRNDAPTPGTSTTPGLRAMPGKPPGMDPIGIMASALRTPISITSSYAAPFAMMGHHEMNGSLTSPSAYAGLHNIPPQMSAAAAAAAAAYGRSPMVGFDPHPPMRATGLPSSLASIPGGKPAYSFHVSADGQMQPVPFPHDALAGPNIPRHARQINTLSHGEVVCAVTISNPTRHVYTGGKGCVKIWDISQPGSKSPISQLDCLNRDNYIRSCKLLPDGRTLIVGGEASTLTIWDLASPTPRIKAELTSSAPACYALAISPDAKVCFSCCSDGNIAVWDLHNQTLVRQFQGHTDGASCIDISHDGTKLWTGGLDNTVRSWDLREGRQLQQHDFTSQIFSLGYCPTGEWLAVGMESSNVEVLHHTKPDKYQLHLHESCVLSLKFAYCGKWFVSTGKDNLLNAWRTPYGASIFQSKESSSVLSCDISADDKYIVTGSGDKKATVYEVIY; encoded by the exons ACAGAGATTGCGAAGAGACTGAACACAATTTTAGCACAGATCATGCCTTTCCTGTCACAAGAG CACCAGCAGCAGGTGGCGCAGGCGGTGGAACGTGCCAAGCAGGTCACCATGACGGAGCTGAACGCCATCATCGGGGTACGTGGACTCCCCAGTCTGCCTTTCACC CAACAGCAGCTCCAGGCGCAGCACCTCTCCCACGCCACGCACGGCCCCCCGGTCCAGTTGCCACCCCACCCGTcaggcctccagcctccagggatTCCCCCGGTGACGGGGAGCAGCTCGGGGCTGCTGGCGCTTGGTGCCCTGGGCGGCCAGGCCCACCTGACGGTGAAGGATGAGAAGAACCACCATGAACTGGACCACAGAG AGAGAGAATCCAGTGTG AATAACTCGGTGTCACCCTCGGAAAGCCTCCGGGCCAGTGAGAAGCACCGCGGCTCTGCAGACTACAGCATGGAGGCCAAGAAGCGGAAAGCGGAGGAGAAGGACAGCCTGAGCCGATAC GACAGTGACGGGGACAAGAGTGACGATCTGGTGGTGGATGTTTCCAATGAG GACCCAGCAACGCCCCGGGTGAGCCCGGCGCACTCCCCTCCTGAAAATGGGCTGGACAAGGCCCGTGGCCTGAAGAAGGAtgcccccaccagccctgcctcGGTGGCTTCCTCCAGCAGCACGCCTTCCTCCAAGACCAAAGACCTTGGTCAT AATGACAAATCCTCCACCCCTGGGCTCAAGTCCAACACACCTACTCCGAGGAACGATGCCCCGACTCCAGGCACCAGCACAACCCCGGGGCTCCGGGCAATGCCAGGCAAGCCCCCAGGCATGGACCCGATAGGTATAATGG CCTCGGCCCTGCGCACGCCCATCTCCATCACCAGCTCCTACGCGGCACCCTTCGCCATGATGGGCCACCATGAGATGAACGGCTCCCTGACCAGCCCCAGTGCCTACGCCGGCCTCCACAACATCCCGCCACAGATGAGCGCAGctgccgcggccgccgccgccgcctacGGCCGGTCACCAATG GTTGGTTTTGACCCTCACCCCCCAATGCGGGCCACGGGCCTGCCTTCAAGCCTCGCCTCCATTCCTGGCGGGAAACC AGCATATTCTTTCCACGTGAGCGCTGATGGCCAGATGCAGCCCGTGCCCTTCCCCCACGACGCCCTGGCAGGCCCCAACATCCCAAGGCATGCTCGGCAGATCAACACTCTCAGCCACGGGGAGGTGGTGTGTGCCGTGACAATCAGCAACCCCACACGGCACGTCTACACAGGGGGCAAGGGCTGCGTGAAGATCTGGGACATCAGCCAGCCAGGCAGCAAGAGCCCCATCTCCCAGCTGGACTGCCTG aaCAGGGACAACTACATCCGCTCCTGCAAGCTGCTCCCTGATGGGCGCACGCTCATCGTGGGCGGCGAGGCCAGCACGCTCACCATCTGGGACCTCGCCTCGCCCACGCCCCGCATCAAGGCCGAGCTGACATCCTCAGCTCCTGCCTGCTACGCCCTGGCCATCAGCCCCGACGCCAAAGTCTGCTTCTCCTGCTGCAGTGATGGGAACATTGCAGTGTGGGACCTGCACAACCAGACCCTGGTCAG GCAGTTCCAGGGCCACACAGATGGGGCCAGCTGCATAGACATCTCCCACGACGGCACCAAGCTGTGGACCGGAGGCCTGGACAACACTGTGCGCTCCTGGGACCTGCGGGAGGGCCGGCAACTGCAGCAGCACGACTTCACCTCCCAG ATCTTCTCGCTGGGTTACTGCCCCACCGGGGAGTGGCTGGCCGTGGGCATGGAGAGCAGCAACGTGGAGGTGCTGCACCACACCAAGCCCGACAAGTACCAGCTGCACCTGCACGAGAGCTGCGTGCTCTCCCTCAAGTTTGCCTACTGCG GCAAGTGGTTTGTGAGCACTGGGAAAGATAACCTTCTCAATGCCTGGAGGACACCATACGGAGCCAGCATATTCCAG TCTAAGGAATCCTCGTCTGTCTTGAGTTGTGACATTTCGGCGGATGACAAATATATTGTAACAGGCTCTGGTGACAAGAAGGCCACGGTTTATGAGGTCATCTACTAA
- the LOC124234712 gene encoding transducin-like enhancer protein 3 isoform X1, with translation MYPQGRHPAPHQPGQPGFKFTVAESCDRIKDEFQFLQAQYHSLKVEYDKLANEKTEMQRHYVMYYEMSYGLNIEMHKQTEIAKRLNTILAQIMPFLSQEHQQQVAQAVERAKQVTMTELNAIIGVRGLPSLPFTQQQLQAQHLSHATHGPPVQLPPHPSGLQPPGIPPVTGSSSGLLALGALGGQAHLTVKDEKNHHELDHRERESSVNNSVSPSESLRASEKHRGSADYSMEAKKRKAEEKDSLSRYDSDGDKSDDLVVDVSNEDPATPRVSPAHSPPENGLDKARGLKKDAPTSPASVASSSSTPSSKTKDLGHNDKSSTPGLKSNTPTPRNDAPTPGTSTTPGLRAMPGKPPGMDPIGIMASALRTPISITSSYAAPFAMMGHHEMNGSLTSPSAYAGLHNIPPQMSAAAAAAAAAYGRSPMVSFGAVGFDPHPPMRATGLPSSLASIPGGKPAYSFHVSADGQMQPVPFPHDALAGPNIPRHARQINTLSHGEVVCAVTISNPTRHVYTGGKGCVKIWDISQPGSKSPISQLDCLNRDNYIRSCKLLPDGRTLIVGGEASTLTIWDLASPTPRIKAELTSSAPACYALAISPDAKVCFSCCSDGNIAVWDLHNQTLVRQFQGHTDGASCIDISHDGTKLWTGGLDNTVRSWDLREGRQLQQHDFTSQIFSLGYCPTGEWLAVGMESSNVEVLHHTKPDKYQLHLHESCVLSLKFAYCGKWFVSTGKDNLLNAWRTPYGASIFQSKESSSVLSCDISADDKYIVTGSGDKKATVYEVIY, from the exons ACAGAGATTGCGAAGAGACTGAACACAATTTTAGCACAGATCATGCCTTTCCTGTCACAAGAG CACCAGCAGCAGGTGGCGCAGGCGGTGGAACGTGCCAAGCAGGTCACCATGACGGAGCTGAACGCCATCATCGGGGTACGTGGACTCCCCAGTCTGCCTTTCACC CAACAGCAGCTCCAGGCGCAGCACCTCTCCCACGCCACGCACGGCCCCCCGGTCCAGTTGCCACCCCACCCGTcaggcctccagcctccagggatTCCCCCGGTGACGGGGAGCAGCTCGGGGCTGCTGGCGCTTGGTGCCCTGGGCGGCCAGGCCCACCTGACGGTGAAGGATGAGAAGAACCACCATGAACTGGACCACAGAG AGAGAGAATCCAGTGTG AATAACTCGGTGTCACCCTCGGAAAGCCTCCGGGCCAGTGAGAAGCACCGCGGCTCTGCAGACTACAGCATGGAGGCCAAGAAGCGGAAAGCGGAGGAGAAGGACAGCCTGAGCCGATAC GACAGTGACGGGGACAAGAGTGACGATCTGGTGGTGGATGTTTCCAATGAG GACCCAGCAACGCCCCGGGTGAGCCCGGCGCACTCCCCTCCTGAAAATGGGCTGGACAAGGCCCGTGGCCTGAAGAAGGAtgcccccaccagccctgcctcGGTGGCTTCCTCCAGCAGCACGCCTTCCTCCAAGACCAAAGACCTTGGTCAT AATGACAAATCCTCCACCCCTGGGCTCAAGTCCAACACACCTACTCCGAGGAACGATGCCCCGACTCCAGGCACCAGCACAACCCCGGGGCTCCGGGCAATGCCAGGCAAGCCCCCAGGCATGGACCCGATAGGTATAATGG CCTCGGCCCTGCGCACGCCCATCTCCATCACCAGCTCCTACGCGGCACCCTTCGCCATGATGGGCCACCATGAGATGAACGGCTCCCTGACCAGCCCCAGTGCCTACGCCGGCCTCCACAACATCCCGCCACAGATGAGCGCAGctgccgcggccgccgccgccgcctacGGCCGGTCACCAATGGTGAGCTTTGGAGCT GTTGGTTTTGACCCTCACCCCCCAATGCGGGCCACGGGCCTGCCTTCAAGCCTCGCCTCCATTCCTGGCGGGAAACC AGCATATTCTTTCCACGTGAGCGCTGATGGCCAGATGCAGCCCGTGCCCTTCCCCCACGACGCCCTGGCAGGCCCCAACATCCCAAGGCATGCTCGGCAGATCAACACTCTCAGCCACGGGGAGGTGGTGTGTGCCGTGACAATCAGCAACCCCACACGGCACGTCTACACAGGGGGCAAGGGCTGCGTGAAGATCTGGGACATCAGCCAGCCAGGCAGCAAGAGCCCCATCTCCCAGCTGGACTGCCTG aaCAGGGACAACTACATCCGCTCCTGCAAGCTGCTCCCTGATGGGCGCACGCTCATCGTGGGCGGCGAGGCCAGCACGCTCACCATCTGGGACCTCGCCTCGCCCACGCCCCGCATCAAGGCCGAGCTGACATCCTCAGCTCCTGCCTGCTACGCCCTGGCCATCAGCCCCGACGCCAAAGTCTGCTTCTCCTGCTGCAGTGATGGGAACATTGCAGTGTGGGACCTGCACAACCAGACCCTGGTCAG GCAGTTCCAGGGCCACACAGATGGGGCCAGCTGCATAGACATCTCCCACGACGGCACCAAGCTGTGGACCGGAGGCCTGGACAACACTGTGCGCTCCTGGGACCTGCGGGAGGGCCGGCAACTGCAGCAGCACGACTTCACCTCCCAG ATCTTCTCGCTGGGTTACTGCCCCACCGGGGAGTGGCTGGCCGTGGGCATGGAGAGCAGCAACGTGGAGGTGCTGCACCACACCAAGCCCGACAAGTACCAGCTGCACCTGCACGAGAGCTGCGTGCTCTCCCTCAAGTTTGCCTACTGCG GCAAGTGGTTTGTGAGCACTGGGAAAGATAACCTTCTCAATGCCTGGAGGACACCATACGGAGCCAGCATATTCCAG TCTAAGGAATCCTCGTCTGTCTTGAGTTGTGACATTTCGGCGGATGACAAATATATTGTAACAGGCTCTGGTGACAAGAAGGCCACGGTTTATGAGGTCATCTACTAA